One segment of Dehalococcoidia bacterium DNA contains the following:
- a CDS encoding MBL fold metallo-hydrolase, producing MQYRSEGLQVVKVGPLGPFANNSYVVFDPARREAVVVDAPQESEKVLPHLEGLRVLGILITHRHGDHWGGIDVLREKTGAPIYCHADDAAGREVSGTLAHGQEVAVGGGTVRVLHTPGHTPGSICLLAGNHLISGDTLFPGGPGRTMKPEDLQQEIESIRTHLFALPDSTLVLPGHGDDTTIGDAKREYAVFASKSHPPDLCGDVTWLGS from the coding sequence ATGCAGTACCGGTCGGAAGGACTCCAGGTGGTCAAGGTCGGGCCCCTGGGCCCATTCGCGAATAACAGCTATGTGGTCTTCGACCCCGCGCGCCGCGAGGCCGTCGTGGTCGACGCCCCGCAAGAGAGCGAGAAGGTCCTGCCGCATCTCGAGGGCCTGAGGGTCCTCGGCATCCTGATCACCCACCGGCACGGAGACCACTGGGGCGGCATCGACGTCTTGCGTGAAAAGACGGGCGCGCCGATCTACTGCCATGCCGACGACGCTGCCGGCCGCGAGGTGTCGGGGACGTTGGCGCACGGGCAGGAGGTCGCCGTCGGTGGCGGCACCGTGCGTGTGCTGCACACGCCCGGGCACACGCCGGGGAGCATCTGCCTCCTCGCCGGCAATCATCTCATCTCGGGCGACACGCTCTTCCCGGGAGGCCCGGGACGCACGATGAAGCCCGAAGACCTCCAGCAGGAGATCGAGTCCATCAGGACCCACCTTTTCGCCCTCCCGGACTCCACTCTCGTCCTCCCCGGGCACGGCGACGACACTACGATCGGCGACGCGAAGCGCGAATATGCCGTGTTCGCCTCGAAGAGCCATCCCCCGGACCTCTGCGGCGACGTTACCTGGCTCGGGAGCTAG